In a single window of the Streptomyces sp. CGMCC 4.7035 genome:
- a CDS encoding polyprenyl synthetase family protein, which produces MTVVGPFGLSVRDQALEADVQAGLAAVEEGLLDATKSEVPFITGAAQHLVRAGGKRFRPLLVMLAAQFGDPYAPGVVPSAVVVELTHLATLYHDDVMDEAEVRRGVDSANTRWGNAVAVLTGDFLFARASHILADLGPEAVRIQAEAFERLVTGQILETAGPRDGRDPVEHYLDVLGGKTGSLVAVACRFGAMMSGADETVVDVLTQYGERLGVAFQLADDVLDIASDSHESGKTPGTDLREGIPTLPVLRLRERAERLGQPEDVALCELLDSDLTDDARHAEALARLRVHPALEQARRDTVRYAEDARSALAPLPECGAKAALVEMCDAVVHRAG; this is translated from the coding sequence GTGACCGTCGTCGGGCCGTTCGGGCTGAGCGTGCGGGACCAGGCTCTGGAAGCCGATGTCCAGGCCGGATTGGCCGCTGTCGAGGAGGGGTTGCTCGACGCCACCAAGAGCGAGGTGCCCTTTATTACGGGAGCCGCGCAGCACCTGGTACGCGCGGGCGGGAAGCGGTTCCGTCCGCTGCTCGTGATGCTCGCGGCACAGTTCGGCGACCCGTACGCGCCCGGGGTCGTGCCCTCGGCCGTGGTCGTGGAGCTGACCCACCTCGCCACGCTGTACCACGACGACGTGATGGACGAGGCCGAGGTGCGGCGCGGGGTGGACAGCGCGAACACCCGCTGGGGCAACGCGGTCGCGGTCCTCACCGGTGACTTCCTGTTCGCGAGGGCGTCGCACATCCTGGCCGACCTCGGCCCGGAGGCGGTCCGCATCCAGGCGGAGGCGTTCGAGCGGTTGGTCACGGGCCAGATCCTGGAGACCGCGGGCCCGCGGGACGGTCGCGACCCGGTGGAGCACTACCTCGACGTCCTCGGTGGCAAGACGGGCTCGCTGGTGGCCGTGGCGTGCCGCTTCGGCGCGATGATGTCGGGCGCCGATGAGACGGTCGTGGATGTGCTGACGCAGTACGGCGAGCGGCTGGGCGTGGCGTTCCAGCTGGCCGACGACGTCCTGGACATCGCGTCGGACTCGCACGAGTCGGGGAAGACGCCCGGGACGGATCTGCGCGAGGGCATCCCCACCCTTCCGGTCCTGCGGCTGCGGGAACGCGCGGAACGCCTGGGGCAGCCGGAGGATGTCGCCCTGTGCGAGCTCCTCGACTCGGACCTCACGGACGACGCCCGCCATGCCGAGGCCCTTGCCCGTCTGCGTGTCCACCCGGCCCTGGAGCAGGCCCGCCGTGACACGGTCCGCTATGCGGAGGACGCCCGCTCGGCCCTGGCCCCGCTGCCGGAGTGCGGCGCGAAGGCGGCGCTGGTGGAGATGTGCGATGCGGTGGTGCACCGGGCGGGCTGA
- a CDS encoding CHRD domain-containing protein: MRIDATSTQRRKSLIVIGVAVAAAAGVAATVTPAVAAGSGSAGHGQTAVTRSGTLAESGGTILATSLRGANEVPAAGGPAVGDKNGSALEFVKVEGDTVSVAVSWHHTGRPTRLHIHQGAKGVNGDLEIDFSKLLKKGVKGHSVVGSVKVTDATLLSRLKTDPGSFYANLHTAEFPGGAVRGQLHNVTTAFDFRHALHNFQASVVKGNQIYECKAAAGGGYAFAQRDVSAELRHNIRHSFVAPNSGTPQWAAPDGSAVTGTVLTRTPNGDGNIAELDLRATPSGKDHGLLARTAEILRLNTVGGVAPAGSCTPGAIVGVPYQADYVFVQG; this comes from the coding sequence ATGCGCATTGACGCCACGTCCACGCAGCGCCGCAAGAGCCTGATCGTCATCGGCGTCGCCGTGGCCGCCGCGGCCGGGGTCGCCGCCACCGTGACGCCGGCCGTCGCCGCCGGCTCCGGGAGCGCGGGCCACGGGCAGACCGCCGTCACCAGGAGCGGCACCCTCGCGGAAAGCGGCGGCACCATCCTGGCCACCAGTCTCCGTGGCGCCAACGAGGTGCCCGCGGCCGGCGGCCCCGCCGTCGGCGACAAGAACGGCAGCGCCCTGGAGTTCGTCAAGGTCGAGGGCGACACCGTCTCCGTCGCCGTCAGCTGGCACCACACCGGCAGGCCCACCCGGCTCCACATCCACCAGGGCGCCAAGGGCGTCAACGGCGACCTTGAGATCGACTTCAGCAAACTGCTGAAGAAGGGCGTCAAGGGGCACAGCGTCGTCGGGAGCGTCAAGGTCACGGACGCCACCCTGCTCTCGCGGCTCAAGACCGACCCCGGCTCCTTCTACGCCAACCTGCACACCGCCGAGTTCCCCGGCGGAGCCGTCCGCGGCCAGCTCCACAACGTCACCACCGCCTTCGACTTCCGTCACGCCCTGCACAACTTCCAGGCCTCCGTGGTGAAGGGCAATCAGATCTACGAGTGCAAGGCGGCCGCGGGCGGCGGGTACGCCTTCGCGCAGCGGGACGTCTCCGCCGAGCTGCGCCACAACATCCGGCACTCCTTCGTGGCGCCCAACTCCGGCACGCCGCAGTGGGCCGCCCCCGACGGCAGCGCCGTCACCGGCACGGTCCTGACCAGGACCCCGAACGGCGACGGGAACATCGCGGAACTCGACCTGAGGGCAACCCCTTCCGGCAAGGACCACGGCCTGCTCGCGCGCACCGCCGAGATCCTGCGCCTGAACACGGTCGGCGGCGTCGCACCGGCCGGTTCCTGCACGCCCGGCGCGATCGTGGGCGTTCCCTACCAGGCGGACTACGTCTTCGTTCAGGGCTGA